From the Lactobacillus johnsonii genome, the window CTATCCGACTAATCAAATGGCATCTCCGATCGATTACTCACCGGTTTTGACCGCTGTTAATCTATCTGTTGCTGGTACTTCAACAATGTGGACGTCAATCACTGAAGTCACATTGCTCCTATTTATTGTTCAACTAATTTATGTAATCTTTAACTTTAAGTCTTCTAAATTAAATACTTTTGTTACCTTAGAAGGCATAGTCTTTCTATATTTAAGTTCTAATTTGTTTCCATGGCAATTTGTGAAGGACACCCTACCAGCAGTAACTGGGTATTTACAATTTCCCAACAGGTTTACTGTCGTAGCATATCCTTTGCTATTTCTTGGAATTGGTTTAACACTGAATGAATTAATTAAGAGTCATGGTAAAAAACTTGGAATGATTGCGAGTGCATTAGCAATTGTAGTAGTGCTATTCAATGTTAGAGCCGACTTTAATGAGATTAATAATAATATTACTTACAACAAAGGAATTACTAGCAATGCTAAGGAGATGAAGGAAAAGGGATTAGCTCCATATATCAATAAAGTGGAAATTAATAGTCCTGATTATCTACCAGTAAGAAAGAAGATCAAATCAAGTGATATTACTGGTATGTTAATGAGTATGTCTCCACAAAAAAATAATTTTGAGCAAAGGGCTCTTTCAAATGGGCGTTTAGAGCTTACTTGGAAAGACTCAACTTCTAAAGTAACTACACTTCCGATTTTTATTTATAAACAATCTGAGTTAAGTTTAAATAGTAAAGTAATAAAACCAAAAGTGAATGAAATAGGGATGCCACAAGTTCAGTCAAGAAAAGGGAAAAATACAGCAATTCTTTCTTTTAAGACTCCAACTTGGTTTACAATTTTACTCTATATTTCAATCCTTAGTTGGGCACTACTAATAATTTATGGTGTATTCAGATGGGTAAAAATCGTTAAAAAGTAGCTAAAAAAGCTTCTCAAAACTAGAATTATTTTTCTAGTCATGAGAAGCTTTTTACTTAATCTTATTACTCTAATAAATCAACGAAAGTGGCATTAGTGACTTTTTGTAAATCATCAGGATTGATCATGATACTTCTACCAACCTCACCACTTGAAACAGCAATTTGATCATGTTCTTTCATGCTGCTATCTAAATAAATAGGAAAATGATGCTTTTGGTAAATTCCAATTGGAGTGTTGGCCCCATGAACATAACCAGTAGTTGCGACTAACTTCTTAAGTGGAAGTAATTCACATTTTTTGTTACCAGAAGCTTTAGCAAGTTTTTTCATACTTAAGTGCTCGGTAACAGGAACAACTCCAACTACTGGACTATTTTTATTTCCCTCACATACCAAGGTTTTGTAGACCAAAGCCTCTTCATCGTCTAAAATGGAAGTATCCATTTGTTTAACATCGCCTTTTTGAACTGTGGCGAATTGTAATTGCTTATATGGAATCTTTTGTTGGTCGAGCATCTTCTCAATCAACGTTTTATTAAGTTTTTTCTTTTTATTTTTTTTCGACATTTTTCTCACCTTTTAATATCATAAACGTGAGAATTTAACATGTCAAAAGGGGACAAGATTAGTGAAATTATTAGCGATAAAAGTGGAATGTAGTCATGAATTAGAAGATGGATTAAGTTTCTTCATGCAAGATGAACTGAATGCACAAGGAATTGAAAGTCGTAAACGAAGTGACTTTGTTTTAGAAGGTCAAAAACATGATAGTAGCTTGGTTGAATTAGATGATATTGAGAATCTGCCTGAAGATTTAGAATTAACGGCATATTTTGATTATGAAAATGCTGATAAAAAGAAGATAATTCAAAAAATTACTGATAAAATAGCTGAAATGAAGGGTTATGGCTTAGATGCTGGCAACGTTTCAATTAGCACTAAGGAAGTGGCTGATGAAGATTGGAATACAGCTTGGCAAAAATACTATCATGTGATTGACTTTTCAAGACATTTAGCTATCGTTCCCGAATGGGAAGACTATCAACCGGCTTTCTCTGATCAACAACTGATTCGTTTAGATCCAGGACTTGCCTTTGGTACTGGTGGGCATACGACAACACAGTTAGTTTTGCTTGCTATGGAACGTGCTTTAGTTAAGCCGATGTCTGTTTTAGATGTTGGTACTGGCTCTGGTATTTTGGCAATTGCTGCAAGTAAGTTAGGAGCAAGCCATGTATTAGGAACTGACATCTCTGATGAAGCTGTTACTGCCGCTAAAGAAAATATTGCCTTAAATAATATTGATAATATTGATGTGCGTAAGGCTAATTTGTTAAAAGATATTGATGAAAAATATGATCTAAT encodes:
- a CDS encoding cell division protein, whose product is MKNHSVEKYKNKIIDYLIPIILSLVIATVLIWTELTTRSGLTLDDTAFHFHRFYDTYQQIQNHNFSYFQMNYGMGESGRIVNALYGPFFAYLMGSLLLFCSSWLRFQILITYLIFLVGGLGIYRLSRKIKLSQVVSSIVTALFLTTGYIAYWPRSNAFNSWGAVLIPFVLIQGINLLNNHKKRFSWISLGIVMAIVAQIHLLSTFFSILALIPFFIYGLVLSENKRQMWIDVFKAVGLFIVLTANVWGAFLLLYPTNQMASPIDYSPVLTAVNLSVAGTSTMWTSITEVTLLLFIVQLIYVIFNFKSSKLNTFVTLEGIVFLYLSSNLFPWQFVKDTLPAVTGYLQFPNRFTVVAYPLLFLGIGLTLNELIKSHGKKLGMIASALAIVVVLFNVRADFNEINNNITYNKGITSNAKEMKEKGLAPYINKVEINSPDYLPVRKKIKSSDITGMLMSMSPQKNNFEQRALSNGRLELTWKDSTSKVTTLPIFIYKQSELSLNSKVIKPKVNEIGMPQVQSRKGKNTAILSFKTPTWFTILLYISILSWALLIIYGVFRWVKIVKK
- the ybaK gene encoding Cys-tRNA(Pro) deacylase encodes the protein MSKKNKKKKLNKTLIEKMLDQQKIPYKQLQFATVQKGDVKQMDTSILDDEEALVYKTLVCEGNKNSPVVGVVPVTEHLSMKKLAKASGNKKCELLPLKKLVATTGYVHGANTPIGIYQKHHFPIYLDSSMKEHDQIAVSSGEVGRSIMINPDDLQKVTNATFVDLLE
- the prmA gene encoding 50S ribosomal protein L11 methyltransferase; translated protein: MKLLAIKVECSHELEDGLSFFMQDELNAQGIESRKRSDFVLEGQKHDSSLVELDDIENLPEDLELTAYFDYENADKKKIIQKITDKIAEMKGYGLDAGNVSISTKEVADEDWNTAWQKYYHVIDFSRHLAIVPEWEDYQPAFSDQQLIRLDPGLAFGTGGHTTTQLVLLAMERALVKPMSVLDVGTGSGILAIAASKLGASHVLGTDISDEAVTAAKENIALNNIDNIDVRKANLLKDIDEKYDLIVANILADILLELIPDLDNHLNENGKIIFSGIDYLQLPKIERALEENNFVIKMKMQEGRWIGLLIARKPN